The genomic interval TCGCCTCTTTTCTTTCTGTCATATCATGAGCGATTACGTAGACGCCAAATAATTTATCGCCTGAAATATTTCCGTTTTTTGGCTGGAATCCAAGCAAATTTAATTCAACAGGAAATAGCGTAAGCTCGAAATAACGGCTTTTAAAATAATTCTCTTTTGGTACAAGGCAAACCTCTATTTTATCGGACGGATAATTTCCAGAGCCACGCCTTATTTTTTCTTTCACAAATACATTTAACCTCTCAACGTCTTCCGGGCGGACAATTTCGGAGTATAGTTTGCCTATCAGTTCCTGCGGCTTATATCCTAGAAAATTTTCAATTTGGGTGTTTATGAACATAATCCGTCCTTCGTGATCTATCGTACAGATTATGTCCGGAGAATTATTGACAATATATCTGTGAAGCACCTCGGATTTCTTCAGATGACGCTGCATTTTTATGTTTAGCACTTCCCTCTGTATTTTGGTGGTGGTATTTTTAATTTTCACTAGCAGCTCTTCAGGGTCGTATGGTTTTTTTATGTAATCCAAAGCTCCCCTTTGTATTGCCTTGCTGACGGAAGCAAACGAGGTATTTCCGCTGATTACAATGACAGGCGTTTTAATTGAATGGTCATTCATAAAATTCATGACGTCATAGCCGGATATGCCGTTAAGGTTAAGGTCCAGCAATAAGAGGTCGTATGATGTTGCCGAGAGTGCCCGGCAGGCCTGAGACCCTCCTTTGATAGTGGTGACGCAATATCGGTGGATTTCCAAAAGCTGTTTAACACTTTCCAGCATTCCGGGGTCATCATCTACTACCAGGATATGGATATCGTGAAAGTCATTTCCTGCAGTTAAATTTTGATATATTGGCGGTGGATTCATAGGATATACCTTGTTAAATTACGGTTGCCTTCTGTAAACGGGGCATAGTTCCGTGTGATATAGCCGTCTGTCTGTCTGCATACTGAAAGTTAGATACCATAGCATGCCGGGCCTTTTATCAAATACCTTTAACAGAAGAACAACATGTTTTCTATCTGCTTTTTAAGAAGGTGAGTTTTTCCTGTGTCAGCAGTAATTTTCATGCAATATCTGCCTCCTGTGTTTTTATGTTACCGTCCGTCCTGGCAGGTAAATTGTAAATGCAGTCCCTGCCTTTGAACTCTGGCAGTTAATAGAACCATTCATGGAAGAAACCAGATTTTTTACAATGCTAAGTCCAAGTCCGGAATGGTTTCCCCCCTTTGTACTATGCACGGGCGTAAAGAGGCTCTGAAGGATATGTTCCGGTATGCCAGGTCCGTTGTCCTTTATTATTATTTCGACGAAAGGCTTGCCGTCTATAGTAACATTGTCTCTTGTAGATGCGTGGATTTGTCCGCCTTTCTGCATGGTTTCTACAGCGTTTTTCAGGAGGTTTATCATTACTTGTTTCAGGGCAGTCCCATTTGTTTGAAGAGGCAGCATTGATGTATCAAGGTCAAGTTGATACTCAATGTTATTGGTGATGAATAAGGATTGTTTAAAAATGAGAAAGGTATCACTAATCAATGTGTTTACATCGATACCTCCATTTTCAACCGTGCCGGAATTAACGTCAGAAAACCGCAAAAGAATTTTACCTGCCCGGTCAATTTCTTCTTTTATAATCTGCAGCTCTTTTTGAATATTCGAATTACTTCTCAGTTTATGCCCTAACATTTCCAAATAGATTTTAACAATACATAAAGGGTTACTGGCTTCGTGTATTATTTCTCTTATCTTTTTTGACAATTCATGGGATTCGGTATTTGAGGCGGATTTTTTCCCTGAAATATTTGATTCAAACTTTTTGATAAAGAGTCCTGTCTCCGCCGCAAAAAGCTCCAATAGCCGCTGTTGATCATTATGGCGAGTTTGATAGTTTTTATCTGCGCCGATAACTAACGCTCCTATGAATTCATCGTCTGCAACTAACGGCAGGCATACTATTCCGTCAGAGTGTGATAGTCGTATCAGTTGCCGGTCGATAATACTCAGTTTGGAGGCACTTTCAGTGAAAGACGAAGTTATGCGGTTTTGTAACAAGGCGTTTGCAACCAGGCTTCTGCCGGATTCAACAGCGATTAAAAGTTTATCCGGCCTTTTAACAAACTCATTGCCGTTTCCGGTAAGGTTGGCTTTTAAGGTATTTGCGGGTGCATCGTAAAGAAATATATGACAATTATCCAGTCCAAACAAAAGCTTAATGGCAACCCTGATGTGTTCCAGCAAATCTGCTGTGCTTCTTGCCTGCAGGAGCTGATTTTTCGCAGAATTTATGAGGCTGATATGCTTTACTTCTTTCGCAAGTTGGGCATGTTTGTTTTGATCTGAGTCTTCAATCTTTCCTGCGTGGGTATTCTTTCCGGCAACAATATCCATTGAATTTGCGATGAGCTGCACTTCTCTTTCGGCGCTACCGGTAATTTCCCTCACCATAGGAGCTGTCAGCCCGAACAGATAGTCTGCAGTTTCAATCGTTAATTGCCGGTTTGTGTCATTTTCGCTGCTAAGTACGCTGGCCAAATTAACTATTTTTACAAGGTGATGTGCATCTAAAATTGAATGCGCAGGTTCGTGATGATAGAGGATCGCATCTGCAGCAAAATTCTCCAGATTCCAGCCATTCACAAGCCAAAAACCCACTTCGCCGTGAGTAATCCCCATATCCTTTTTCTCTATAATTACAAGATCGTCATCGCCCTTCGCACGGTGGGCAATCTCCACATATCTTTCCGGATAACAACTTATTAAGACGAGTTGGCCTACATTATGTAGAAGGCCTGCCAGATAGGCTTCATCTGGATAGTTGTATCCGGTTAATACAGAAAGAGACTTGGCAAGCAACGCACCGGTAAGTGAACGGTGCCAGAATGTTTTAAGAAAGGAGGTCTTTTCAGCATTAAAACCTGAGAAAAATTGATGTACTGCTGTTGTCATAGCAATCGTCTTCAGCGTTTCTACGCCAAGCGCCACCAGGGCATTGTCGATGCTGGTTATTCCTCTTCGGCGCCCGTAAAAAGCCGAATTGGCAAGACTGATTACCTGAGTGCAGAGAGCGGCTTCTCTGCGGATAAGTTCTGCAATCTCTTGAAATGAGGTATCGTTTTTATAGCAGGCATGGAGAAGTTGCAACAAACTTTGTGGAAGCGATGGGGGGGTAAATCCATGCAATTCATTCAAAATATTTTGCGATGCTTGATCGATGGTCAGCGGCATTTGCAATTGTCGTTAAAAAATATCAGAAAGTGTTTCTGCATTTAGACTTGGTGGGTATTAAAGCAAAACTGAATAAAATTGCAAGCATTTTCTGTTTTACTTTAATTGTATAGGAATTTTCACCTGAAAATCCTTTTTTCACACAAAGGTACTTGTCTGCGTGCGACGCACAGACAGGCGAAAAGCACAAAGAAGATGATAAAAAAGAGAAAGATTTCTCCTACCTCTGTGGTATTTGGTACGCCAAGGAGCATATATATCAGTTTGTGCAAATGCATTCAACGGCAGGATTATTCGGAGATACAGACGTTTGAAGAGTTTTTCACGTCGAGACAGTTCCGGACGAATTGATTTGATACCAGATTATATACAAGACGTATTTATCAGTTTACACGCATGGGAAAAATAGGGATAATATAGTCAAATAAATCTATTTTTCGAAAAAGATTAACCACTTACGAAGTTTGAACAGGATAACTTTTGTTAAATGGAAGCTAGATCTTCCAATGCAATTTAGTTCCCAGGACGGAAACTGAGAAAGAGCGTTTTTTGCTTTTTCAAAAAACTAAATAGTTACCAATACAATAAATTTAATACTTTAATACTACCTGTACTTTTTAATCATATAAAGAGTGCTGTCATATGAAGAAAAATCATTCCACGAAAAATAGTATACGCATAAAATTGCTTATAACAATGATAAGCTTGATTGTCGGCTTGTTGACCGTTTTAACCTTTATTCAGATTTCCACTCAAAAAATAGTCCTGAAAAAAGAATTTGGACGCAGAATCGAGCTGATGAAAAATAATCTTGTAGAGAAAGGAAAAATCTTATCAGACAATCTGGCAAGACAAACGGAAAACAATATTGCGTCGTATAACTTCTCCAATGCTGCTGAAATACTAAACAAAACAGTACATGAATACCAGGAGTTGGATTACATTATTCTGATGGATTCCTCCTGTATGGTGTACACCCATACATTACATCCTGAATTACAGCAGGAAAAACTTTCAGGGGAGGAAGATTTATTTGCGGCAAGCCGGAGGAACCCAACTATCTATGAATTTTCAAGAAATACTACTTCGTTCATGGAAATCATTATTCCAATAAGCGTAAGTACCGAACAATGGGGAACGCTGCGCCTCGGCTTTTCCCTGAATACCCTCAACAACGAAATATTAAATTCAAGGAATGAAATACGAAAGAAAATAGAGGAAATGGTTCTTCGGTCTGTCCTTACCTCAATTCTATTCGTTGTAATTGGTGTAATAATTGTTTATATATTATCAACCAGACTCTCTAAACCTATTGTGAAATTGACAGAATCCGCCCGTTTATTGGCTAATGGCAATTTTACTGCCGCTTTAAATCTAAAAATTACTTCAAAAGATGAAATTGGCATACTTGCAGCATCATTTATTGAAATGTCAAATAACCTGAAGGCTTCGTACGAAAAACTGGAAGAGTACAGTCACACCCTGCAACAAAAAGTTGAAGACAGAACACGGGAACTCAAGGATGCTAATCAAAAATTACAAGATCTCGATAAAGCAAAATCAGGATTCTTATCTACCGTATCACATGAACTCAGAACCCCGCTCACGGCAATCATTGGATTCACGAACATTATTAAAAAACGATTAGATACCTTCATCTTTCCGCAAATAGAAACGAACGCAATAAAATCACAAAAGGCTATACAACAGATAAAGGAAAATATTAACATCATACTCTCGGAAGGAGAGAGGTTAACAAATTTGATTAATGACGTGCTTGACCTGGCGAAGATTGAAGCAGGCAAAATTGAATGGAAAAGGCATCAGACTTCGGTAACAGAAGTAATTATGAATGCTACAGCGGCAACCACTGCCCTTATAGAACAAAAAGGCCTTGCGCTGAATGTTGATATTGAAAAAAATATACCCGATTTTTACGGGGATAAAAACAGGTTTATACAAGTCGTGATAAACCTAATTTCCAATGCAATAAAATTTACCGACAAAGGCGCCATCTCATGCTATGCAAAACAAACAGACAATAAAATCCAGGTTACCGTAATGGACACTGGCGTAGGGATTGCACCTGAAAATCTTGAAAAAATCTTTGACAAATTCAAACAAGTGGGTGATACGCTTACCAATAAACCTGGCGGCACCGGTCTGGGCCTCCCGATATGCAAACAGATCGTTGAATATCATGGAGGCTCTATCCATGCAGAAAGCGAACCAAACAAAGGCACCGCATTTTCATTTACAATACCCTTGCGTGCTGATGTGTAAACCCCTTTAGCAGGGATTCTTCATCTGATATCTATGTGCTTCCAAAGTACCCCGAAACTCTTTCTCATAGAAGCAGAACAGACTTTGTTTAAATAACATACTTTGCTTGACGAACATGTTCTCTGTATCTATACTTAAACCGTTCATAATTTGTAATTCATCTTTTAAGCATCTTGAGTATATTATAAAAATGTGCATAATACGCTGTTTACTTTTCTGCAGCATAAAGAGGGCTAGGGAGGATTAATGAAAATACTTGTCACGGGAGGCGCAGGCTTTATCGCTTCTCATTTAGTGGACAACTTAATTGCCAAAGGGCACGACGTAGTAATTGTTGATAATCTTTCCACGGGAAGAGAAGAAAACATTAATCCCAAGGCGCGGTTTTACAAAATGGATATTTGTAATGTCGCTGCCTTGGCAGACATCTTCGACAAGGAAAGGCCTGATGTAGTAAATCACCATGCTGCGCATGCTGATGTACGTAAATCGGTAGAAATGCCGGCTTACGATGCAAATATAAACATACTCGGGTCACTGAATCTTTGTCAATTATCGATGAAATACCAGGTAAAGAAATTTATTTATGCTTCTACGGGAGGGGCAGTCTATGGAGAACCGAAGCGCATGCCTGTAACGGAGGAATCACCCATTGAACCTCTTTCCCAATACGGAGTAAGCAAGCATACGGTAGAACATTATTTGTCCGTTTTTAACAAATTATACCATATGGACTTCACTATTCTTAGATACCCAAATGTTTACGGTCCAAGACAATCACCGTATGGAGAAGCAGGCGTTGTAGCTATTTTCAGCGAACATATTTTAAATAATAAACGCCCAACAATTTTTGGGGATGGCAGTAAAACGAGGGACTATGTTTTTGTAGCAGATATTATTGAGGCAAATCTTAAAGCATTGGAAAAAGAAGGGAATGGCGAAATCTTTAATTTAGGATGGGGGCTGGAAATTCCCGATTTGGCTGTTTTTCAGGCTATTCGGGATGCCTTAAATTCAAAAATAGAGCCTATTTTCGGAAATAAACGGAATGGAGAAATAGAACGTATATGCCTTGATAGCACTAAGGCAATAAAAATGCTTCATTGGATGCCAAAAATCAATTTTAAAGAGGGGATAAAACTATCCACTAATTACTATAAGCAATTAAAGAACGCTTAATTATCTGGGTATGACATCCATACCCAGTGATATACTACGAAAGATTTATAATAATTAATGGTACAGCAATTCCCCGTCTTTTATAAAAGGAGCTATCTCCAAAAAGATATTTTGCCATGCAGAAATATCTCTTGCTAACAGGTTGTTTTTTATTAAAAACAACCTGTATAATGGGATATTATCGTTTCGTCCACTGGAAACTCTTCCTTGCACCCTTTCGACCATACTTTTTGCGCTCTTTCATCCTGCTGTCACGCGTCAAAAGGCCATTTTCACGTAAGTCATCTGCCAGGGCAGAGTCAATCTTTGTCATTGCGCGTGCAATACCCATACATACCGCCCCTGCCTGGCCACTTATCCCGCCTCCCCTTACATTTACCAGCACATCATATCCACCAAGTGTTTTAGTGGCCTTAAATGGGTTCAAAACTACCCCTTTATGGCGGTCAACAGGAAAATATTCATTAATATCACGCTTGTTCACAGTTACTTTACCTGTGCCTTTTTTTATTCTAACGCTGGCAACTGAAGTCTTGCGCCTTCCTGTTCCCCATACATACTGTTCTGTAACCATATTTCTCCCTTAATTTCTAATTGTTAACTCTTTTGGTTGTTGAGCCTGATGCGGGTGATTTGCATCTTTATATATTTTTACTTTTTTCAGCATTGATTTTCCCAATCTTGTTTTTGGCAGCATTAGCCTTATGGAGCGATTCAGTATTTTTTCCGGTGTTGTTTTAAGCGTATTTCCCACCATGCGTTTTCTCAATCCACCCTGATATCCAGTCACATAATAATGAATTTTTTCCTGCATTTTTTTCCCGGTAAGCTTCACCTTACTTGCATTTGTAATAATAACAAAGTCTCCTACATCAATGTAAGGCGTGTATTCCGGTTTATGTTTACCTTGCAATACTCGGGATATCGTTGTTAAGATTCTGCCAAGCACCTTATCCTCAGCATCAACAATATACCAATCCCGCTTCACCTCTTCTTTTTTTGCCATATAAGTTTTCATTGCTTTGTATCCCTGAATATTTCAAAAATAAAAAACGCCTTATCGGTATAAGGCGCCTCTTTATAAATTAAAAATGCAACTTAATTGATAAAATCCCTTATATTTTCAAATGTTATACCCTCCGGTAAACCAGAAAACCACTGTTCTTGGTTTAGCCTCTGATAAAGCACAGAAGTTCAACATCAATATGTGGCGATAAGATACTATAAACGTTTATCAAATTTTGCCTTAAATGTCAATGGCATTTTAAAATGCCATTTTGATTTAATTTTCATTTGACCTATCCAGCAATAGCATTTAACATAAAGTACGTACGTTTTTCATTGTAATATCAGTTACCAATTTTTCAATAGGATTTTTTACTGTGCCAAATGATATTTTTATAAATTTAAATACCCTGGATTTAAACAACACTATCGTAGATATAGAGGGAATACGCAGCATAATTCCGCACAGGTACGAAATGGAACAGCTTAGCGGCATTTTGCAATTTGACCCTGAACAGAAACTGATCGTGGGTTACAAAACTGTTTCAATGAATGAATTTTGGATAAGAGGACATATACCAAACCGTCCACTCATGCCTGGTGTGATGATGCTTGAAGCTGCCGCCCAATTATGTTCCTATTATTATATGAAGACAACGAAAGACGCCCGCTTCCTAGGTTTTGGAGGGATAAATGATGTAAAATTTCGTGGGAAAGTTGTGCCGGGTGACAACCTCATACTTATTGCAAAGAATAAAGAATTAAGGCCACGCAGGGCAATCTTTGATACACAGGGAGTCGTTAACGGAAAACTTGTGTTCGAAGGAGTTATAATTGGAATGGTCGTATAGGCAAAGGCAAAATACTATCGTTGACACATTTGAGAGAGTGGTGGAAAAACTTTTCGCCCACAATAACACATTGTAATAAAATCGATTTCCCATTTCTTAATACATTTATTAGCAAAATCCCAGGCCAGAATACAATAAAGAAATTATACTGGTCTGCGAACTAATTCCAAAACATCCGCTATCTTTTTTATGGTGTAATCCGGTTTAATTTGCATACCCTTATTCTGTAAAAATGTCCTATAATGCCTCCCATGTTCGAACAAAATCGTAATCATGCCTAAAGTTTTTCCGGCAGCGATTTCATCATCTATCTTGTCCCCCACACAAATAATTTCTTCCGCTCGCAGATTACCGTGTTGCATGATTTCCTTAAAATAATCTTTTTTTTTCTTTTCCCTATCCCTTTCTACAATCAATATTTTATCAAAATAATTATTTCCCAATCCGAGCGCATTAATTTTGTTTTTTTGGACAAGCATTTCTCCCGATGTAACAAGGAATAACATATATTTCTGTTTTTTAAGTTGAATAAGCGTTTCTATTACGCCTGGAAACAATGTAATATCAGATATTTCAACGCATATATATTCATCTAACAACCTTTTGCCACATGAAGGTGGAAGATTATACATTGCAACAATGTAGTCATAAACATTGCATTTTGTTCCATGTTTCTCCTCTAAATCATTTTGTAACCGGAACGCTTCTTCTTCGCTACAACTTATTAATTTAGCGATAGTTTTTGCAACCTGCCGTCTTCCCCTGACGATTAATGTGCCACTGCAATCATACAGCGTATCGTCAAGATCAAAAATAACGGCCTTTATTCCTGATAGATCATTTTCCATGTGTTTATGGCCTGCCTCTTGCGCCAAATAGGCCGCTCCCCGATGACCGGTAAAATTTTATCAAATATCTATACAACGATAGGAATTAAAAAAACCTTGCCATTTTCTTCATTTTTGTTGTAATCTTATAAAAATGTAAAAACAAATTCCTGTCAGTTCTTTGTTTGTAAAAAATTCCACCACATGAAGGATTTTATTTGGAGCAGAAAATAGAAATTCCGTCCTCGCCTGTAACTTCTGCCTTAAAATCAACCTGCACCTCATGCATTCAGTGGTTTCCTTTTTATTCCCGATATTTAGAAGTTTTGTAATACGTTAGTTTTTTTGAAAAAAAGCTCATAGTATTACAAGGTTTTTAATTAGTTTTTCAGAACTAAAAAGGATTTTATGTTTTAAAGTTTGCCGATTGTGGACCATCTCCATATTGATATTTGCAAATATCCCGGCGACTATGTCAGGTAAGTAAAGGTATTGAAAGTGATAAAAAGCGTTTTTAAACAGCGGATATTAGATTCCTGATTATAATATTATATTATTATGGATATTTCAACTCAAACGGTAATTACGGACACTAAATTAAAAAGTATGAGCGAAGAGATATCGCGGGAAGCATCGCGCCGTCGTACATTTGCGATTATTTCGCATCCGGACGCTGGTAAAACAACGTTAACAGAGAAACTTTTGTTATATGGAGGAGCTTTAGAACTGGCGGGTTCTGTTACAGCAAAGAAAAAACAGCGTGATACAGCCTCGGATTGGATGGATATTGAGAAAAAACGAGGGATTTCTATTTCATCCACTGTTCTCCAGTTTGATTACGGGAACTACAGACTGAATTTGCTTGATACACCGGGCCATAAAGATTTTTCGGAAGATACGTATCGCGTATTAATGGCGGTTGATGCAGTAATTATGGTCATCGATGCCGGAAAAGGGATCGAGAGTCAAACCCGTAAACTCTTCGAGATATGCAGAAAGCGTGGCATTCCCATCTTTACGTTTATGAACAAGCTTGACCGTCCGTCAATGACTCCTTTGGAGTTGATAGACCAATTGGAGAAAGTGCTGAACCTGCATGCCTTTCCTGTTGTCTGGCCATTGGGAAACGGACAGAATTTTAAAGGTGTTTATGACAGGCTCAGGAAAGAAGTACATCTGTTTGAAAGGGTGCCGGCAGGGGAGTATAAAGCGCCTGTGTCGATTCGGGATATTCGTGACCATTTGGTAAAAGACCTCCTAAGCGAGCAAACCTACAACGAAGTTGTAGAAGAAATAGCGCTCCTGGATGATGCGCACGGAGGTTTTGAACGGGATGCGGTTCTCCATGGAATGACGACACCGGTTTTTTTTGGAAGTGCGGCTAATAATTTTGGCGTGGAGCTTCTTTTGAGAGGGTTCCTTGAGTATTCGGCTGGTCCTTCTCCCAGAAAAGCAATAAGTGGCTGGATACCGTTGGATAATCCTCACTTTTCCGGGTTTGTTTTTAAAGTCCAAACGAACATGAACCCACTGCACAGGGATAGAATGGTTTTTGTAAGAGTTTGTTCCGGAAGATTCTATCGCGATATGATGATTCACCACGTGCGACTTGGAAAAGAAATAAGGTTATCCGGTTGCCATAGTGTTTTTGGACGCAACCGGGAAATAGCCTGGGAAGCTTATCCGGGTGATATCATTGGTTTTGTAACGAGAGCGGATTTTCGTGTCGGAGACACAATCAGCACGGATCCAAACCTTGTTTTCGAGGAGATTCCGCGGTTCGCTCCGGAGTGTTTCGCTTTTTTGCATAATTC from Candidatus Kuenenia stuttgartiensis carries:
- a CDS encoding HDOD domain-containing protein — encoded protein: MPLTIDQASQNILNELHGFTPPSLPQSLLQLLHACYKNDTSFQEIAELIRREAALCTQVISLANSAFYGRRRGITSIDNALVALGVETLKTIAMTTAVHQFFSGFNAEKTSFLKTFWHRSLTGALLAKSLSVLTGYNYPDEAYLAGLLHNVGQLVLISCYPERYVEIAHRAKGDDDLVIIEKKDMGITHGEVGFWLVNGWNLENFAADAILYHHEPAHSILDAHHLVKIVNLASVLSSENDTNRQLTIETADYLFGLTAPMVREITGSAEREVQLIANSMDIVAGKNTHAGKIEDSDQNKHAQLAKEVKHISLINSAKNQLLQARSTADLLEHIRVAIKLLFGLDNCHIFLYDAPANTLKANLTGNGNEFVKRPDKLLIAVESGRSLVANALLQNRITSSFTESASKLSIIDRQLIRLSHSDGIVCLPLVADDEFIGALVIGADKNYQTRHNDQQRLLELFAAETGLFIKKFESNISGKKSASNTESHELSKKIREIIHEASNPLCIVKIYLEMLGHKLRSNSNIQKELQIIKEEIDRAGKILLRFSDVNSGTVENGGIDVNTLISDTFLIFKQSLFITNNIEYQLDLDTSMLPLQTNGTALKQVMINLLKNAVETMQKGGQIHASTRDNVTIDGKPFVEIIIKDNGPGIPEHILQSLFTPVHSTKGGNHSGLGLSIVKNLVSSMNGSINCQSSKAGTAFTIYLPGRTVT
- a CDS encoding sensor histidine kinase, whose translation is MKKNHSTKNSIRIKLLITMISLIVGLLTVLTFIQISTQKIVLKKEFGRRIELMKNNLVEKGKILSDNLARQTENNIASYNFSNAAEILNKTVHEYQELDYIILMDSSCMVYTHTLHPELQQEKLSGEEDLFAASRRNPTIYEFSRNTTSFMEIIIPISVSTEQWGTLRLGFSLNTLNNEILNSRNEIRKKIEEMVLRSVLTSILFVVIGVIIVYILSTRLSKPIVKLTESARLLANGNFTAALNLKITSKDEIGILAASFIEMSNNLKASYEKLEEYSHTLQQKVEDRTRELKDANQKLQDLDKAKSGFLSTVSHELRTPLTAIIGFTNIIKKRLDTFIFPQIETNAIKSQKAIQQIKENINIILSEGERLTNLINDVLDLAKIEAGKIEWKRHQTSVTEVIMNATAATTALIEQKGLALNVDIEKNIPDFYGDKNRFIQVVINLISNAIKFTDKGAISCYAKQTDNKIQVTVMDTGVGIAPENLEKIFDKFKQVGDTLTNKPGGTGLGLPICKQIVEYHGGSIHAESEPNKGTAFSFTIPLRADV
- a CDS encoding NAD-dependent epimerase/dehydratase family protein is translated as MKILVTGGAGFIASHLVDNLIAKGHDVVIVDNLSTGREENINPKARFYKMDICNVAALADIFDKERPDVVNHHAAHADVRKSVEMPAYDANINILGSLNLCQLSMKYQVKKFIYASTGGAVYGEPKRMPVTEESPIEPLSQYGVSKHTVEHYLSVFNKLYHMDFTILRYPNVYGPRQSPYGEAGVVAIFSEHILNNKRPTIFGDGSKTRDYVFVADIIEANLKALEKEGNGEIFNLGWGLEIPDLAVFQAIRDALNSKIEPIFGNKRNGEIERICLDSTKAIKMLHWMPKINFKEGIKLSTNYYKQLKNA
- the rpsI gene encoding 30S ribosomal protein S9; protein product: MVTEQYVWGTGRRKTSVASVRIKKGTGKVTVNKRDINEYFPVDRHKGVVLNPFKATKTLGGYDVLVNVRGGGISGQAGAVCMGIARAMTKIDSALADDLRENGLLTRDSRMKERKKYGRKGARKSFQWTKR
- the rplM gene encoding 50S ribosomal protein L13; translated protein: MKTYMAKKEEVKRDWYIVDAEDKVLGRILTTISRVLQGKHKPEYTPYIDVGDFVIITNASKVKLTGKKMQEKIHYYVTGYQGGLRKRMVGNTLKTTPEKILNRSIRLMLPKTRLGKSMLKKVKIYKDANHPHQAQQPKELTIRN
- a CDS encoding 3-hydroxyacyl-ACP dehydratase FabZ family protein translates to MPNDIFINLNTLDLNNTIVDIEGIRSIIPHRYEMEQLSGILQFDPEQKLIVGYKTVSMNEFWIRGHIPNRPLMPGVMMLEAAAQLCSYYYMKTTKDARFLGFGGINDVKFRGKVVPGDNLILIAKNKELRPRRAIFDTQGVVNGKLVFEGVIIGMVV
- a CDS encoding HAD family hydrolase; its protein translation is MENDLSGIKAVIFDLDDTLYDCSGTLIVRGRRQVAKTIAKLISCSEEEAFRLQNDLEEKHGTKCNVYDYIVAMYNLPPSCGKRLLDEYICVEISDITLFPGVIETLIQLKKQKYMLFLVTSGEMLVQKNKINALGLGNNYFDKILIVERDREKKKKDYFKEIMQHGNLRAEEIICVGDKIDDEIAAGKTLGMITILFEHGRHYRTFLQNKGMQIKPDYTIKKIADVLELVRRPV
- a CDS encoding peptide chain release factor 3, with protein sequence MDISTQTVITDTKLKSMSEEISREASRRRTFAIISHPDAGKTTLTEKLLLYGGALELAGSVTAKKKQRDTASDWMDIEKKRGISISSTVLQFDYGNYRLNLLDTPGHKDFSEDTYRVLMAVDAVIMVIDAGKGIESQTRKLFEICRKRGIPIFTFMNKLDRPSMTPLELIDQLEKVLNLHAFPVVWPLGNGQNFKGVYDRLRKEVHLFERVPAGEYKAPVSIRDIRDHLVKDLLSEQTYNEVVEEIALLDDAHGGFERDAVLHGMTTPVFFGSAANNFGVELLLRGFLEYSAGPSPRKAISGWIPLDNPHFSGFVFKVQTNMNPLHRDRMVFVRVCSGRFYRDMMIHHVRLGKEIRLSGCHSVFGRNREIAWEAYPGDIIGFVTRADFRVGDTISTDPNLVFEEIPRFAPECFAFLHNSLSSSYKSFRKGVEHLLAEDIVQVFHLQDHGSNLPLLGAVGPLQFEVMQYRLKDEYGVESRLESMPWEVLRWLDAPLNDTDLKRSLPHGAALGTDEQGRMVILFPSEWSLKYFSEKNPSTRLLDSPGKTK